One window of the Falco biarmicus isolate bFalBia1 chromosome Z, bFalBia1.pri, whole genome shotgun sequence genome contains the following:
- the INIP gene encoding SOSS complex subunit C: MAANPSGQGFQNKNRVAILAELDKEKRKLLMQNQSSTNHPGASIALARSPLNKDFRDHAEQQHIAAQQKAALQHAHAHSSGYFITQDSAFGNLILPVLPRLEAE, from the exons ATGGCAGCAAATCCTTCGGGACAAG gtttccagaataaaaatagGGTTGCAATCCTGGCAGAACTAGAcaaggagaagagaaagttaCTTATGCAAAACCAGTCTTCCACAAATCACCCTGGAGCCAG CATTGCACTTGCAAGATCACCGCTGAACAAGGATTTCCGTGATCATGCTGAGCAACAGCACattgcagcacagcagaaggcTGCACTACAG cacGCACATGCACATTCGTCAGGATACTTCATAACTCAAGACTCTGCATTTGGAAATCTTATTCTTCCTGTCTTACCTCGACTTGAGGCAGAATGA